A portion of the Acidihalobacter yilgarnensis genome contains these proteins:
- the ptsP gene encoding phosphoenolpyruvate--protein phosphotransferase: MSLLLNGIGVSRGIAIGRAYRYAQEAPEVTERRLPADALPNEVKRFRHALRRAKAELKAVRARIPAHAPADVGTFIDTHLLMLEDNLLAREPIQHIRRLRCNAEWALKLQHDELVAAFDAMEDPYLRTRRDDVAHVIGRIQRLLAGKETAVMPVTRGDIVVADDLSPADIASLHQARVAGVITEFGGPLSHTAILLRSLELPAVVGTHAALRLLSNGEMLIIDGDAGLVLADGAISLKRHFRERLRNERARRATLAKAIRLPSITRDGAAVTLQANIELDTDLPALRRLGPTGVGLYRTEFLYINRKTPPDEEEQLRAYRRALRALGGETLTIRTYDLGGDKLFDADQRDGPISPNPALGLRAVRLSLREPTLFAPQIRAILRASAHGPVRLMLPMLTDLSELDQCLNLIEEQRALLRRSGRPFDPTLGIGAMIEVPAAALTAESFARRLDFLSIGTNDLIQYTLAIDRTDETVNHLYDPLHPAVLQLIRLTLEGGARAGIPVAMCGEMAGDVRYTRLLLGMGLREFSVPVNRLAEIRHVIRHSDAYTLSAAADALIATAGRSARAELLDGINQDLAVAP; encoded by the coding sequence ATGAGCCTGTTGCTCAACGGCATCGGTGTCTCCCGCGGCATCGCCATCGGTCGCGCATATCGCTATGCGCAGGAAGCGCCAGAGGTTACCGAACGACGACTACCGGCAGATGCCCTGCCCAATGAAGTCAAGCGCTTTCGTCATGCGCTACGGCGTGCCAAGGCCGAGCTCAAGGCCGTTCGTGCCCGCATCCCGGCGCACGCGCCTGCCGATGTCGGCACCTTTATCGACACCCATCTGCTGATGCTGGAAGACAACCTGCTCGCGCGCGAACCGATTCAGCATATCCGCCGGTTGCGTTGCAATGCGGAATGGGCGCTCAAGCTCCAGCACGATGAACTGGTGGCGGCCTTCGATGCTATGGAGGACCCGTATCTACGCACGCGTCGGGATGACGTTGCCCACGTCATCGGCCGCATCCAACGTCTGCTCGCTGGCAAGGAAACGGCCGTCATGCCGGTAACTCGCGGCGATATCGTGGTTGCCGATGACCTCTCTCCCGCCGACATCGCCAGTCTTCACCAAGCGCGTGTCGCGGGTGTGATCACCGAATTTGGCGGCCCCCTCTCACACACCGCAATCCTGTTGCGCAGTCTTGAACTACCTGCCGTGGTCGGCACACATGCTGCACTTCGCCTACTAAGCAATGGCGAAATGCTGATCATCGACGGTGATGCCGGGCTCGTGCTGGCAGACGGTGCCATCTCGCTAAAACGCCACTTTCGCGAGCGCCTGCGTAACGAACGCGCGCGCCGGGCAACACTGGCCAAGGCGATACGCCTGCCAAGCATCACGCGAGATGGGGCAGCAGTCACCCTGCAGGCCAACATCGAACTCGACACAGACCTCCCCGCACTGCGACGACTCGGACCAACCGGCGTCGGCCTGTACCGGACCGAGTTCCTCTACATCAACCGCAAAACCCCGCCAGACGAAGAGGAGCAATTACGGGCCTATCGCCGAGCACTGCGCGCCCTGGGTGGCGAGACGCTGACGATCCGCACCTACGACCTCGGCGGCGATAAGCTTTTCGACGCCGATCAACGAGACGGGCCGATATCGCCCAACCCGGCCCTGGGGCTACGTGCCGTTCGCCTGAGCCTGCGCGAGCCGACGCTGTTCGCCCCCCAGATCCGCGCAATCCTGCGCGCCTCTGCCCATGGCCCGGTGCGCCTGATGCTACCGATGCTGACCGATCTGTCCGAACTCGATCAATGTCTGAACCTGATCGAGGAGCAGCGCGCACTATTACGCCGGAGCGGGCGCCCCTTCGATCCCACTCTGGGTATCGGCGCCATGATCGAGGTCCCCGCCGCGGCACTGACCGCCGAAAGTTTCGCGCGACGCCTCGACTTTCTATCGATCGGCACCAACGACCTGATTCAATACACGTTAGCCATCGACCGCACCGACGAGACGGTCAATCATCTTTATGACCCACTGCATCCAGCGGTCCTCCAACTGATCCGCCTGACCCTGGAAGGCGGCGCGCGCGCCGGCATTCCGGTCGCCATGTGCGGCGAGATGGCTGGCGACGTGCGCTACACCCGGCTACTCCTCGGCATGGGATTGCGCGAATTCAGTGTGCCGGTCAATCGACTCGCCGAAATCCGTCACGTCATCCGTCACTCCGACGCGTACACCCTGAGTGCAGCGGCCGATGCACTGATTGCGACGGCGGGGCGCTCCGCGCGCGCTGAACTGCTCGACGGCATCAATCAAGACCTCGCTGTGGCCCCATAA
- the mgtE gene encoding magnesium transporter produces the protein MADPEPTRRIASNLELISATLQTGTMQQARRMLNALHPAEIAHLLESMPPAQRELVWELVDPEYDGEVLLHLGDEVRQSLIQGMDAEELIQAAHSLDVDDLADLIQDLPHAVLQETLEGMDKQRRQRLEAILSYPEDSAGGLMDTDTVTVRADVTLDVVLRYLRLRGALPDLTDKLIVVNRYDKFLGLLALSALLTQDPEHTVAEVMDGASAGIPAETPAHEVAKMFEDHDLISAPVVNDAGVLLGRITIDDVVDVIREQADHSVMGRAGLSEDEDIFAPVIRSSRRRAVWLGINLATAFLASWVIGLFEYTIQRSVALAVLMPIVASMGGIAGSQTLTLVVRGLALDQVNRGNLRWIFSKEIAVGAINGLLWALVVALIALIWFDSLRIGVIIAVAMIINLFAAAVVGVTLPPLLRRFGVDPAIAGSVILTTFTDVIGYASFLGLATVVLFGL, from the coding sequence ATGGCCGACCCGGAACCGACTAGACGCATCGCCAGCAATCTCGAACTCATTTCCGCGACCCTGCAAACAGGCACCATGCAGCAGGCCAGACGCATGCTCAATGCGCTGCATCCGGCGGAAATTGCCCACCTCCTCGAATCCATGCCACCGGCGCAACGCGAGCTCGTCTGGGAGCTAGTCGATCCCGAATACGACGGCGAAGTGCTGTTGCATCTGGGCGATGAAGTCCGGCAAAGCCTGATCCAAGGCATGGATGCCGAGGAGCTCATCCAGGCCGCCCACAGCCTGGATGTCGACGACCTCGCCGACCTAATTCAGGACCTGCCCCATGCGGTACTCCAGGAAACCCTGGAGGGTATGGACAAGCAACGCCGGCAACGCCTGGAGGCGATCCTCTCCTATCCGGAGGACAGCGCCGGCGGCCTGATGGACACCGACACCGTCACCGTGCGCGCGGACGTGACCTTGGACGTAGTGCTGCGTTATCTGCGCTTGCGCGGCGCGCTACCGGACCTGACCGACAAGCTGATCGTGGTCAATCGTTATGACAAATTTCTCGGTCTGCTCGCGCTGTCCGCTCTGCTCACACAGGACCCGGAACACACCGTCGCCGAGGTCATGGACGGGGCCAGTGCCGGCATCCCCGCGGAAACCCCGGCACACGAAGTCGCCAAGATGTTCGAGGATCACGATCTGATCTCCGCGCCGGTCGTCAACGACGCCGGCGTGCTGCTCGGGCGCATCACCATCGATGACGTCGTCGACGTCATCCGCGAGCAGGCGGACCACTCGGTCATGGGCCGCGCCGGTCTGAGCGAGGATGAGGACATCTTCGCGCCAGTGATACGCAGCTCACGTCGACGGGCGGTCTGGTTGGGCATCAACCTCGCCACCGCCTTTCTCGCCTCCTGGGTGATCGGTCTGTTCGAGTACACCATCCAACGCTCGGTAGCCCTCGCCGTACTCATGCCCATCGTCGCCAGCATGGGCGGCATCGCCGGCAGCCAGACGCTGACCCTGGTCGTGCGCGGACTCGCCCTTGATCAAGTCAATCGCGGCAACCTGCGCTGGATCTTCAGCAAGGAAATCGCCGTCGGCGCGATCAACGGCCTGCTCTGGGCGCTCGTGGTCGCACTGATCGCGCTGATCTGGTTCGACAGCCTGCGTATCGGTGTCATCATCGCCGTGGCCATGATCATCAACCTGTTCGCGGCTGCCGTCGTTGGCGTCACGTTGCCGCCGCTGCTGCGCCGCTTCGGTGTCGATCCCGCAATCGCCGGCAGCGTGATACTGACCACCTTCACCGACGTGATCGGTTACGCCTCGTTCCTGGGCTTGGCCACCGTGGTCTTGTTCGGCCTGTGA
- a CDS encoding TlpA disulfide reductase family protein, whose translation MKMKTRDFAIGLAALVLIALAGWLWLAPAGNTAPNVRMTLLDGKTIDLHALRGHPVLINFWATSCPGCVAEIPHLAQLYNKLSPQGFEIIGVAMSYDVPSQVRTMQRDRHIPYPITIDRTDAISKAFGTIRLTPTSFLIDPQGRVVYQKIGNVNIDKLAARVKRMLPKQGNS comes from the coding sequence ATGAAGATGAAGACCCGGGACTTTGCCATCGGACTCGCCGCCCTCGTGCTGATCGCGCTCGCCGGCTGGCTCTGGCTGGCGCCGGCCGGCAATACCGCACCCAATGTGCGCATGACCCTGCTGGACGGCAAGACCATCGACCTGCACGCCCTGCGCGGCCATCCCGTGCTGATCAATTTCTGGGCGACCAGTTGTCCCGGTTGCGTAGCAGAAATCCCACATTTGGCCCAACTGTATAACAAGCTTTCCCCGCAGGGTTTTGAAATTATTGGCGTGGCGATGTCCTACGACGTCCCCTCGCAGGTCCGCACCATGCAACGCGACCGGCACATCCCCTATCCAATCACCATCGACCGCACCGACGCGATCTCCAAGGCCTTCGGCACCATCCGACTAACGCCTACCTCCTTCCTGATCGACCCGCAGGGCCGTGTGGTCTACCAGAAGATCGGCAACGTGAACATCGACAAGCTGGCTGCGCGCGTCAAGCGCATGCTGCCAAAGCAAGGCAACAGTTAA
- the ptsP gene encoding phosphoenolpyruvate--protein phosphotransferase: MLKTLQRIVEAVGAAESTGEALRVLVARVRAALEVDVSSMYLVMPGRERLVLMATEGLNQAAVGQVQLDFDEGLVGLVAQRAEPVNLDEAPDHPRYKFFPETGEQRYHAFLGVPIIHRRRVLGVLVVQQRVSRSFDDGAVALLSTLAVQIAVAIRQAELSGEILRLLRGELPTDLIITGLGGSPGVGIGVGRVAYSQSDLERIPDRPASDIAAEVLAFRQAVEAVRGEMANIRARMVDVLPAEEQALFDAYTMMLASEHLIEGTVGRIESGSWAPAALRDTVRQYARAFEEMDDAYLRERASDIRDLGRRILAQLLSQVRSESPMPERTVLIGEDVSAAQLAEIPPGCLVGVVSARGSSSSHVAILARALGIPAVMGAENLPVGRLEGRELVVDGYQGRLFIQPGPQVRREFERLAREERELSEGLNALAQEPALTPDGRLMPIYVNTGLLADVEPALKCGAEGVGLYRTEFPFMVRDRFPSEEAQVPTYRQMLAAFYPRPVTLRTLDIGGDKPLPYFPVSEDNPFLGWRGIRVTLDHPEIFLTQIRAMLRANVGLGNLRVMFPMISAVSELDEACRLLGRAADELREEGLVMSSLQVGVMIEVPSAVYLAESLARRVDYLSVGTNDLVQYLLAVDRNNSRVADLYRPLHPAVLQALRQAREGARRAGKPIYVCGEMASDPAAVILLMGMDYDGLSVSVAGLTRVKWVVRSFTMDAARALTDEALTLEDPDHVRELLNGALVDAGLGGLVRPGKR; this comes from the coding sequence TTGCTGAAGACCTTGCAGCGGATCGTCGAGGCCGTCGGTGCGGCGGAATCGACGGGCGAAGCCCTGCGTGTACTGGTTGCGCGCGTACGAGCCGCGCTCGAGGTTGATGTCAGCTCAATGTACCTGGTGATGCCTGGACGTGAGCGCCTGGTATTGATGGCCACCGAAGGTCTGAATCAGGCCGCGGTCGGGCAGGTGCAGCTGGATTTTGACGAGGGTTTGGTCGGACTGGTGGCGCAAAGGGCCGAGCCGGTCAATCTGGACGAGGCGCCGGATCACCCCCGCTACAAATTCTTCCCAGAAACGGGTGAACAGCGTTATCACGCCTTTCTCGGCGTACCCATCATTCATCGCCGCCGTGTCCTCGGTGTCTTGGTGGTGCAGCAGCGTGTGAGTCGCAGCTTCGACGACGGTGCGGTTGCCCTGCTATCGACCCTCGCGGTACAGATTGCGGTGGCTATCCGGCAAGCCGAGCTGTCGGGTGAAATCCTGCGGCTACTGCGTGGTGAGTTGCCTACCGACTTGATCATTACCGGGTTGGGTGGTTCGCCCGGCGTCGGCATCGGCGTGGGCCGCGTGGCCTATTCCCAATCCGATCTTGAGCGCATTCCGGACCGCCCGGCGAGCGATATCGCGGCGGAGGTCTTGGCCTTCCGGCAAGCGGTGGAAGCGGTGCGGGGGGAGATGGCGAATATCCGCGCGCGCATGGTGGACGTGCTGCCCGCCGAGGAGCAGGCGCTGTTCGATGCCTACACGATGATGTTGGCGAGTGAGCATCTCATCGAGGGCACGGTGGGACGTATCGAAAGCGGTAGCTGGGCGCCGGCGGCGCTGCGTGACACCGTACGGCAATACGCGCGCGCCTTCGAGGAGATGGACGACGCCTACTTGCGCGAACGGGCCAGCGACATCCGTGATCTTGGCCGGCGTATCTTGGCGCAGCTGCTCAGTCAGGTTCGCAGCGAATCGCCGATGCCCGAGCGTACGGTGCTGATCGGTGAGGATGTGTCCGCCGCGCAGCTGGCCGAGATTCCACCGGGTTGTCTCGTCGGGGTCGTGTCGGCGCGTGGGTCTAGCTCTTCGCACGTGGCGATTCTCGCGCGCGCGTTGGGTATTCCTGCCGTTATGGGGGCTGAGAATCTGCCGGTCGGTCGCCTGGAGGGACGGGAATTGGTGGTCGATGGCTACCAGGGCCGGCTGTTCATCCAGCCGGGTCCTCAGGTACGCCGCGAATTCGAGCGGCTGGCGCGTGAGGAGCGCGAGCTGTCCGAGGGGCTGAATGCGCTGGCCCAGGAACCGGCGTTGACGCCCGACGGGCGATTGATGCCGATCTACGTGAATACCGGCTTGCTTGCAGACGTTGAACCGGCGCTCAAGTGCGGCGCCGAGGGCGTGGGACTCTATCGCACGGAATTCCCCTTCATGGTGCGCGATCGCTTCCCCTCGGAAGAAGCGCAAGTGCCGACTTACCGACAAATGTTAGCCGCCTTTTACCCGCGCCCGGTTACCCTGCGTACCCTGGATATCGGGGGCGACAAGCCTTTGCCCTACTTCCCGGTGAGCGAGGACAATCCGTTCCTCGGGTGGCGCGGGATACGCGTTACCCTTGATCACCCGGAAATTTTCCTGACCCAGATCAGAGCGATGCTGCGAGCCAACGTCGGGCTCGGCAACCTCCGCGTGATGTTCCCCATGATCAGTGCCGTCAGCGAGTTGGATGAGGCTTGTCGGCTGCTTGGTCGTGCGGCCGATGAGCTGCGCGAAGAGGGTTTGGTGATGTCGTCTCTGCAGGTGGGGGTGATGATCGAAGTGCCTTCGGCGGTCTATCTGGCCGAGTCACTCGCGCGGCGGGTGGATTATCTGAGCGTGGGTACCAACGATCTGGTCCAGTATTTGCTTGCAGTGGATCGGAACAATAGCCGCGTGGCGGATCTCTACCGGCCTCTACACCCGGCGGTACTCCAGGCCTTACGTCAGGCGAGGGAAGGTGCGCGTCGGGCGGGCAAGCCGATATACGTATGTGGCGAAATGGCCAGCGATCCGGCGGCTGTGATTCTGCTCATGGGTATGGACTACGACGGCCTCAGCGTCAGCGTGGCGGGCCTAACGCGGGTGAAGTGGGTGGTACGTAGCTTCACGATGGATGCTGCCCGTGCCCTGACGGATGAAGCACTGACCCTGGAAGACCCGGATCATGTGCGCGAGCTACTCAACGGCGCGCTCGTGGATGCTGGTCTCGGCGGGCTGGTCCGACCCGGTAAGCGTTGA
- a CDS encoding RNA pyrophosphohydrolase, translating into MIDSDGFRHNVGIILSNAEGRVFWGKRIGQCAWQFPQGGIRADESPEQAMYRELWEETGLEARHVSLVGRTRGWLRYRLPKNLVRRHASPRCIGQKQVWFLLSLDCDESCFDLAASTKPEFDGWRWVDYWQPMEEVVFFKRKVYRRALNELSPLLFGTETDEPLPLLVQGPARRVS; encoded by the coding sequence GTGATTGATTCGGACGGATTTAGGCATAACGTTGGGATCATCCTGAGCAACGCCGAGGGGCGCGTCTTCTGGGGTAAACGTATCGGTCAGTGTGCCTGGCAGTTTCCGCAGGGCGGTATTCGCGCGGACGAGTCCCCCGAGCAGGCGATGTATCGCGAGCTTTGGGAGGAGACTGGGCTTGAGGCTAGGCATGTCAGCCTCGTCGGCCGTACACGTGGTTGGTTACGCTACCGCCTACCCAAAAATTTGGTGAGACGTCATGCGTCGCCACGTTGTATCGGTCAGAAACAGGTATGGTTTCTGCTCAGTCTCGACTGTGACGAAAGCTGTTTCGATCTGGCGGCCTCGACCAAACCTGAATTCGATGGTTGGCGTTGGGTGGATTACTGGCAGCCGATGGAGGAAGTCGTGTTCTTCAAGCGCAAAGTCTATCGACGTGCCCTGAACGAGCTGTCGCCACTTCTGTTCGGCACCGAGACGGACGAGCCGCTACCGCTTTTGGTGCAAGGGCCGGCACGTCGTGTGTCCTGA
- a CDS encoding histidinol-phosphatase: MGLALFDLDHTLLNGDSDHEWARFLMDEGIVDREASNRINEQFYADYAAGTLDIHAFARFAFAPLAAHPIEMLKSWRARYLRERIEPMITDAARALVKRHRDSGDTLVLITATNSFVTRPIAELFAIEHLIATEPRRVDDRYVAEIEGIPAFREGKVARLDEWLSSRPALAEAESWFYSDSHNDLPLLERVDHPVAVNPDDKLIAAANARGWPILDLRATAQPKLSANA; the protein is encoded by the coding sequence ATGGGACTTGCCCTTTTCGACCTCGACCACACCCTGCTCAACGGCGACAGCGACCACGAATGGGCGCGCTTCCTGATGGACGAAGGTATCGTCGATCGCGAGGCCAGCAACCGGATCAATGAGCAATTCTATGCCGACTATGCCGCCGGCACACTGGACATCCACGCCTTCGCGCGCTTTGCCTTCGCGCCCCTGGCAGCGCATCCGATCGAAATGCTGAAATCCTGGCGGGCACGCTATCTGCGCGAACGCATCGAACCCATGATCACTGATGCGGCCCGCGCGCTGGTGAAGCGCCATCGAGATAGCGGCGATACGCTGGTCCTGATCACGGCCACCAACAGCTTCGTCACCCGACCGATTGCGGAGTTGTTTGCCATCGAACACCTAATCGCCACCGAGCCGCGCAGGGTCGATGACCGGTATGTCGCCGAGATCGAAGGCATCCCCGCCTTTCGCGAGGGCAAGGTCGCTCGCCTGGACGAATGGCTGTCGTCAAGACCGGCTTTGGCGGAGGCCGAGTCGTGGTTCTACAGCGATTCGCACAACGACCTACCACTGCTCGAACGCGTCGACCACCCTGTGGCCGTCAACCCTGACGACAAGCTGATTGCCGCCGCCAATGCCCGTGGCTGGCCGATACTCGATCTACGTGCCACCGCTCAGCCGAAACTTTCAGCCAACGCCTGA
- a CDS encoding rubredoxin: MKTYMCVICGFIYDEAKGLPEEGIAPGTRWDDVPLTWTCPECGASKEDFEMVEV, translated from the coding sequence GTGAAGACGTACATGTGTGTGATCTGCGGCTTTATCTATGATGAGGCGAAGGGGCTGCCCGAGGAGGGCATCGCGCCTGGGACGCGCTGGGATGATGTCCCATTGACCTGGACCTGCCCGGAATGCGGCGCGAGCAAGGAAGACTTCGAGATGGTCGAGGTTTAA
- the thiD gene encoding bifunctional hydroxymethylpyrimidine kinase/phosphomethylpyrimidine kinase, translating to MNGNQLPPIVLCIAGIDPTGGAGLAADIATVLSLGGHPAPVVTAVTVQDTRRVHDYHALPATLIVEQARAILDDMPVGAIKLGMLGEVDIIEAVHTLLRDHPRIPVVLDPVLQAGGGGELAGHGALDALRELLLPLCTLVTPNVPEAYRLAPGADSIDAGGMALLEAGVEYALITGTHARSEAVINRLYGNHGLIERYEWPRLPGEYHGSGCTLASACAALIAQGESPAAAVRRAQSYTWRSLQGAHALGSGQAIPDRLFWARDGGGGH from the coding sequence ATGAACGGTAATCAACTCCCTCCCATCGTCCTGTGCATCGCGGGGATCGACCCGACCGGCGGTGCTGGCCTTGCGGCCGATATCGCAACGGTACTGAGCCTCGGCGGGCACCCCGCGCCGGTGGTCACGGCCGTCACCGTACAAGACACCCGCCGCGTCCACGATTACCACGCTCTGCCCGCCACGCTAATCGTCGAGCAAGCCCGCGCGATACTCGACGACATGCCTGTCGGCGCCATCAAGCTCGGCATGCTCGGCGAAGTCGACATCATTGAAGCCGTACATACTCTGCTACGAGACCACCCCCGTATACCGGTTGTACTCGACCCCGTGCTGCAGGCCGGCGGCGGCGGCGAACTCGCCGGGCACGGCGCCCTTGACGCCCTGCGCGAACTGCTGCTGCCACTGTGCACTCTGGTCACTCCGAACGTGCCGGAGGCTTATCGGCTCGCGCCCGGCGCGGACTCCATCGACGCCGGAGGCATGGCGTTGCTTGAGGCTGGCGTCGAGTATGCCTTGATCACCGGCACCCACGCGCGAAGCGAGGCCGTGATCAATCGGCTCTATGGCAACCACGGCCTGATCGAACGTTATGAATGGCCGCGCCTGCCGGGCGAATACCACGGCTCGGGCTGCACCCTCGCCTCCGCCTGCGCCGCACTGATCGCGCAGGGCGAATCACCCGCCGCCGCCGTCAGGCGAGCACAGTCCTACACCTGGCGCAGCCTGCAGGGTGCGCATGCGCTGGGCAGCGGACAGGCAATTCCTGACCGACTGTTCTGGGCACGTGACGGAGGCGGCGGTCATTAG
- the thiE gene encoding thiamine phosphate synthase, whose translation MTEAAVISASRHRPPLGGLYVITDAHLTPGNRLIEAAGEALAGGARWLQYRDKGDDETRRLAEARALQRLCHEQGAGFIVNDDLDLAVACGADGLHIGADDAPLAEARARLGPEAVIGISCYNRLDLAREAAAAGADYLAFGSLYPSQTKPEAVAAGLALIHDARTFGRPVCAIGGIDAGNAAAVIAAGANLIAVVSAVFGVADIRTAARRLSMLFKTG comes from the coding sequence GTGACGGAGGCGGCGGTCATTAGCGCCAGCAGACATCGGCCACCTCTCGGCGGCCTCTACGTCATCACCGACGCCCACCTGACTCCGGGTAACCGGCTCATTGAGGCTGCGGGCGAAGCCCTGGCAGGTGGCGCGCGCTGGCTGCAATACCGCGACAAAGGCGACGACGAGACGCGCCGCCTCGCTGAGGCACGCGCCCTGCAGCGTCTTTGCCACGAACAAGGGGCCGGCTTTATCGTCAACGACGACCTCGACCTCGCCGTCGCCTGCGGCGCAGACGGGCTGCACATCGGCGCGGACGATGCGCCTTTGGCCGAGGCACGCGCGCGGCTCGGCCCCGAGGCCGTGATCGGCATATCCTGCTACAACCGCCTCGACCTCGCCCGCGAAGCCGCGGCGGCGGGCGCCGATTACCTCGCCTTCGGCAGCCTTTACCCATCGCAGACCAAGCCCGAGGCCGTAGCCGCCGGGCTGGCGCTGATCCACGACGCCCGCACGTTCGGCCGCCCGGTTTGCGCCATCGGCGGGATCGACGCCGGCAACGCCGCGGCCGTGATCGCCGCCGGCGCCAACCTGATCGCAGTCGTCAGTGCAGTGTTCGGGGTTGCGGACATTCGCACCGCCGCACGGCGCCTGTCCATGCTGTTCAAAACCGGCTGA
- a CDS encoding formylglycine-generating enzyme family protein has translation MHDLEPQSRRDWQVVAAATVGRPVCFADELADGGAGPELIVIPPGSFEMGSPQTEPGRGPEEGPVRYLRLRRAYALGRCAVTADDFARYARASGWRPRAELIRTQGRQPMINLRPREVTAYLAWLSTETGEYYRLPTEGEWEYAARAGSRTPFAFGEQVDCRQVCFNPAFPYPPGTRRWHVAGCASAARLRETGSLPANLWGLHEMHGNIWELTASPWSEDHTGAEPDGHAHPPPGSSTRWVTRGGSWFDPAVLARSAARRPRLADELDTNLGFRVLRELA, from the coding sequence ATGCACGATCTGGAGCCCCAGTCGCGAAGAGACTGGCAAGTCGTCGCCGCGGCGACGGTCGGTCGGCCGGTTTGCTTCGCAGATGAACTTGCGGACGGTGGTGCGGGACCCGAATTGATCGTGATCCCACCGGGCAGCTTCGAGATGGGCTCGCCCCAAACCGAACCAGGTCGAGGACCGGAGGAAGGACCGGTGCGCTATCTAAGGTTGCGTCGGGCCTATGCGTTGGGCCGTTGTGCGGTGACTGCGGACGATTTCGCGCGTTACGCGCGAGCCAGTGGCTGGCGACCACGGGCTGAACTGATTCGCACACAGGGGCGGCAGCCGATGATCAACCTCCGCCCGCGAGAGGTTACGGCTTATCTGGCCTGGCTGTCGACAGAGACTGGGGAATATTATCGACTACCAACAGAGGGTGAGTGGGAGTACGCCGCGCGTGCCGGTAGCCGTACACCGTTCGCCTTCGGCGAGCAGGTCGATTGCCGGCAGGTCTGCTTCAATCCGGCCTTTCCCTACCCCCCCGGCACGCGGCGTTGGCACGTGGCGGGCTGTGCGTCGGCCGCTCGCTTGCGCGAGACCGGCAGTCTGCCAGCGAATCTGTGGGGTTTGCACGAAATGCACGGCAACATATGGGAGCTGACCGCCAGTCCATGGAGTGAGGACCATACTGGTGCGGAACCCGACGGGCACGCTCACCCGCCGCCGGGTTCGTCAACGCGATGGGTTACACGCGGCGGATCCTGGTTTGACCCGGCGGTGCTCGCACGCAGCGCCGCCCGGCGACCGCGGCTGGCCGACGAACTCGACACCAATCTTGGTTTCAGGGTGCTGCGCGAGTTGGCTTGA